A stretch of Oryza brachyantha chromosome 4, ObraRS2, whole genome shotgun sequence DNA encodes these proteins:
- the LOC102719010 gene encoding probable protein phosphatase 2C 38 produces MVAVTAGRRPSAGRRRAAGCEQQPQQQSQHQQQQRLLAVAVAARLAAAGTDAAVYGGGGCCLDFLDCVLRALGVTAAAASPAEFRWAVRPMRRRGRRGGPSPRGCSGETRDGGAPPGRIAGNGASAAASLYTMQGKKGVNQDAMVVWENFCSKEDTIFCGVFDGHGPDGHLVSKRVRDLLPMKLSANLGRDERKETSSIVTGSMTEDGATKHMDRDTETPLGTDDNGEYPNTFAALRTSFLRAFYVMDRDLKLHKNIDSVFSGTTAVTVIKQGRDLIIGNLGDSRAILGTRDEDDQLLALQLTVDLKPSIPSEAARIRKRSGRIFSLPDEPDVARVWLPKYNVPGLAMARAFGDFCLKDYGLISMPDVSYHRITEKDEFVVLATDGVWDVLSNTEVVSVVSQAKSEASAARLVVQSAQRAWRTRFPTSRIDDCAVVCLFLNTNARNKSSGSGTTD; encoded by the exons ATGGTGGCGGTTACGGCGGGCAGGCGGCCATCggcggggcgccgccgcgctgcgggatgcgagcagcagccgcagcagcagagccagcaccagcagcagcagaggctgctggcggtcgccgtcgcggcgcgcctcgccgcggcgggcaCCGACGCCGCTGTGTACGGGGGCGGAGGGTGCTGCCTCGACTTCCTCGACTGCGTGCTCCGGGCGCTgggcgtcaccgccgccgccgcctcgcccgcgGAGTTCAGGTGGGCCGTCCGCCCGATGCGGCGCCGAGGCCGGCGCGGGGGCCCCTCGCCGCGCGGGTGCTCCGGCGAGAcgagggacggcggcgcgccgcccggGCGGATCGCCGGCAacggcgcctccgccgccgcctcgctctACACGATGCAGGGCAAGAAGGGCGTGAACCAGGACGCCATGGTTGTCTGGGAG AATTTCTGTTCCAAAGAAGATACAATTTTTTGTGGTGTTTTTGATGGCCATGGACCAGATGGCCATTTGGTGTCCAAGAGGGTTAGAGATCTCCTCCCTATGAAGTTGAGTGCAAATTTAGGAAGAGATGAACGCAAAGAAACTTCAAGCATTGTCACAGGGTCCATGACTGAAGATGGTGCCACTAAACACATGGATAGAGATACTGAAACTCCCCTAGGAACTGACGATAATGGAGAGTACCCTAATACGTTTGCTGCATTGAGAACTTCATTCTTGAGGGCATTTTATGTAATGGACAGGGATCTTAAGttgcataaaaatattgacTCTGTATTCAGTGGTACCACAGCAGTCACAGTGATCAAGCAG GGACGTGATCTTATAATTGGAAACTTAGGGGATTCTAGAGCTATCTTGGGAACTAGAGATGAAGATGACCAGCTTCTTGCTCTACAATTGACAGTTGACCTCAAGCCCAGCATTCCAA GTGAAGCTGCACGGATTAGGAAACGAAGTGGCAGAATATTCTCTCTTCCAGATGAACCAGATGTTGCTCGTGTTTGGCTTCCAAAGTACAACGTGCCAGGTTTGGCCATGGCACGAGCATTTGGAGACTTTTGTCTAAAGGATTATGGTTTAATTTCTATGCCTGATGTTTCCTACCACCGCATCACTGAAAAGGATGAATTTGTTGTGTTGGCGACCGATGGG GTGTGGGATGTACTTTCCAACACAGAAGTTGTTAGCGTTGTCAGCCAAGCCAAGTCAGAGGCATCAGCAGCACGACTTGTTGTCCAATCAGCTCAACGTGCATGGAGAACACGGTTTCCCACGTCAAGAATCGATGACTGTGCCGTTGTCTGTCTGTTCTTGAATACAAATGCTAGAAATAAATCCTCTGGTTCAGGAACCACAGATTAG